One Streptomyces sp. CNQ-509 DNA window includes the following coding sequences:
- a CDS encoding class I SAM-dependent methyltransferase — protein sequence MRDPSIRRSVALFRAFMKEQDDPARAYGLLARDAADQVERITPLKGQLVVDVGGGGGWFTEEFRSRGAEAYLFDCDAGEMAAGSDVTTGAVVADGYLLPLADGVADVAFSSNVLEHVADPETFLSELIRVTKPGGLLYVAFTNWLSPWGGHEQAPWHYLGADRARRRYTRRTGRDPKHTLGENLFAIHIGPTLKAVRARDDVEVVAARSRYWPFLAEAVVRVPGVREFATWNLLLILRRCP from the coding sequence GTGCGGGACCCCTCCATCCGGCGTTCTGTCGCCCTCTTCCGCGCCTTCATGAAGGAGCAGGACGACCCCGCCCGCGCGTACGGCCTGCTGGCGCGGGACGCGGCGGACCAGGTCGAGCGGATCACGCCGCTCAAGGGCCAGTTGGTCGTCGACGTCGGCGGCGGCGGGGGCTGGTTCACGGAGGAGTTCCGCAGCCGGGGCGCCGAGGCGTACCTCTTCGACTGCGACGCCGGCGAGATGGCGGCCGGCTCCGACGTGACCACCGGTGCGGTGGTCGCCGACGGCTACCTCCTCCCGCTCGCCGACGGCGTCGCCGACGTGGCGTTCTCCTCCAACGTGCTGGAGCACGTCGCCGACCCCGAGACCTTCCTCAGCGAGCTGATCCGGGTCACCAAGCCCGGCGGCCTGCTGTACGTGGCGTTCACCAACTGGCTCTCCCCCTGGGGCGGCCACGAGCAGGCGCCCTGGCACTACCTGGGCGCGGACCGGGCGCGCCGCCGCTACACGCGGCGCACCGGACGCGACCCGAAGCACACCCTGGGCGAGAACCTCTTCGCCATCCACATAGGCCCCACGCTCAAGGCGGTACGGGCCCGGGACGACGTCGAGGTCGTCGCGGCCCGCTCCCGTTACTGGCCCTTCCTCGCCGAGGCCGTCGTCCGTGTCCCCGGCGTACGCGAGTTCGCCACCTGGAACCTTCTTCTCATACTCCGGCGGTGCCCATGA
- a CDS encoding DUF3068 domain-containing protein, translated as MSRRTASPLSLILLGLGVFLLVLAPMLAFYVEPRAKLNPVDIESTTRYEGTGTFYDTETQKERNNQELTIVRRVLGDVAASDDDTAVWDAATTIDTPLTREIDDPRRAFQFTTERWVMNRETNAPEHCCDEDTGVDGNRFGGDAYLKFPFDVEKRTYRWWDSTAQDTVALKYDGTREIQGYTGLAFTGEIEPVKTGTRQVPGVMVGLPDKEQVFADEWYANEKIELVADERTGRIIYASIAPKKTLRQPGGGTDEVTLLQSDGIAFTEETQKEQVDLADEDSSRLKLVGETLPVVALVAGFVLAGAGAVLLARGGRRDEPDRGREPDGVPPQPVAA; from the coding sequence ATGAGCCGCCGTACCGCGTCACCCCTGTCCCTCATCCTGCTGGGGTTGGGCGTCTTCCTGCTCGTGCTCGCCCCCATGCTCGCGTTCTACGTCGAGCCGCGGGCCAAGCTGAATCCCGTCGACATCGAGTCGACGACGCGCTACGAGGGCACCGGCACCTTCTACGACACCGAGACGCAGAAGGAACGGAACAACCAGGAGCTGACGATCGTCCGGCGGGTGCTGGGCGACGTGGCGGCGAGCGACGACGACACCGCCGTCTGGGACGCGGCCACCACCATCGACACCCCGCTGACGCGGGAGATCGACGACCCGCGCCGGGCGTTCCAGTTCACCACCGAGCGCTGGGTCATGAACCGCGAGACGAACGCGCCGGAGCACTGCTGCGACGAGGACACCGGCGTGGACGGCAACCGGTTCGGCGGCGACGCGTACCTGAAGTTCCCCTTCGACGTCGAGAAGCGCACGTACCGCTGGTGGGACAGCACCGCCCAGGACACCGTGGCGCTGAAGTACGACGGCACGCGGGAGATCCAGGGCTACACCGGGCTCGCCTTCACCGGCGAGATCGAGCCCGTCAAGACCGGCACCCGGCAGGTGCCGGGTGTGATGGTCGGACTGCCCGACAAGGAGCAGGTGTTCGCCGACGAGTGGTACGCGAACGAGAAGATCGAGCTGGTCGCCGACGAGCGCACCGGCCGCATCATCTACGCCTCCATCGCACCGAAGAAGACGCTGCGCCAGCCCGGCGGCGGCACCGACGAGGTCACGCTGCTGCAGAGCGACGGCATCGCGTTCACCGAGGAGACCCAGAAGGAACAGGTCGACCTCGCCGACGAGGACAGCAGCAGGCTGAAGCTGGTCGGCGAGACCCTGCCGGTCGTCGCGCTGGTGGCCGGTTTCGTACTCGCGGGCGCCGGCGCCGTGCTGCTGGCCCGCGGCGGCCGGCGGGACGAGCCGGACCGCGGCCGGGAGCCGGACGGCGTCCCGCCCCAGCCGGTCGCGGCCTGA
- a CDS encoding SpoIIE family protein phosphatase: MSKRGGTAAPAPEAGDWPAPAAVSMELNRMGSFDWDLDGGQMHLDDGALRVFDLRPEEYDGDPQTLGSRVTREEGARLDALISRAIAQDRPAYSAYLRVQLRDGTSRLTHTQGVILRDDGGRAHRVVGMVRDATLELNYSAQQFALDQERRRQTGVVQQTTAALANATTVHDVIGVLGGEEGLARLGAVNMVLGLVDAGRIQIITMGEGTEVQLADFTRVDEPGLPVSEVVRTGRPRLVLSRAEFAAAYPRLYPYVESLRIDCAAFLPLIAEGRVIGALGLSYRDKSAFSPEERNLLVSLSSGIGQSLQRAKLHDREHGLAEDLQQAMLPRSIPEVPGAEVAVRYRAAHEGQGIGGDWYDVIALPGGRVGVVIGDVQGHDTQAAAVMGQLRIVLRAYAGEGHAPATVMARASEFLHELETERFATCTYAEIDLSSGALQLVRAGHIDPLVRHADGGCRVLPVPGGLPLGLSATFGPLDYPVTTMVLDPGDALLMYTDGLVEVPGTDLDQGMAQLAELVRTGPRDIDELSDRLCDVVDERQVEDDMALVMLRRTAGDTAQPGSRLRQYIPPSDPDALSAARHMIRSAVRSWGAGERADEIELVSDELITNALLHTDGPAIVTIRPLSTPERRLRVEVEDRSSALPHRREPGEAGVSGRGLLLVDRLADVWGVEPRGNDKCVWAEFG, translated from the coding sequence ATGAGCAAGCGGGGAGGCACGGCTGCGCCGGCCCCGGAGGCAGGCGACTGGCCCGCGCCCGCGGCGGTCAGCATGGAGCTGAACCGCATGGGCAGCTTCGACTGGGACCTCGACGGCGGGCAGATGCACCTGGACGACGGGGCGCTGCGGGTCTTCGACCTGCGGCCGGAGGAGTACGACGGCGACCCGCAGACGCTCGGCTCGCGCGTCACCCGGGAGGAGGGCGCCCGGCTCGACGCGCTGATCTCCCGGGCCATCGCGCAGGACCGCCCCGCCTACAGCGCGTACCTGCGCGTTCAGCTACGCGACGGCACGTCCCGGCTGACGCACACCCAGGGCGTGATCCTGCGCGACGACGGCGGCCGCGCGCACCGTGTCGTGGGCATGGTCCGCGACGCGACGCTGGAGCTGAACTACTCCGCGCAGCAGTTCGCGCTGGACCAGGAGCGCCGCCGGCAGACCGGCGTCGTGCAGCAGACCACCGCGGCGCTGGCGAACGCCACCACCGTGCACGACGTGATCGGCGTGCTCGGCGGCGAGGAAGGGCTGGCCCGGCTCGGCGCGGTGAACATGGTGCTGGGGTTGGTGGACGCCGGGCGGATCCAGATCATCACCATGGGTGAAGGTACGGAGGTGCAGCTCGCGGACTTCACCCGGGTCGACGAGCCAGGGCTGCCGGTGAGCGAGGTGGTGCGCACGGGCCGGCCGCGGCTGGTGCTCTCCCGCGCGGAGTTCGCCGCCGCGTACCCGCGGCTCTACCCGTACGTGGAGTCCCTGCGCATCGACTGCGCCGCGTTTCTGCCGCTGATCGCCGAGGGGCGCGTCATCGGCGCGCTCGGGCTCTCGTACCGCGACAAGAGCGCCTTCTCGCCGGAGGAGCGCAACCTGCTGGTCTCGCTGAGCAGCGGCATCGGGCAGAGCCTCCAGCGCGCCAAGCTGCACGACCGCGAGCACGGGCTGGCCGAGGACCTCCAGCAGGCCATGCTGCCGCGCAGCATCCCCGAGGTGCCGGGCGCGGAGGTCGCCGTGCGCTACCGGGCGGCGCACGAGGGGCAGGGGATCGGCGGCGACTGGTACGACGTGATCGCGCTGCCCGGCGGCCGGGTCGGCGTCGTCATCGGCGACGTCCAGGGCCACGACACCCAGGCCGCCGCGGTGATGGGCCAACTGCGCATCGTGCTGCGGGCGTACGCGGGCGAGGGCCACGCGCCGGCCACCGTGATGGCGCGGGCCTCGGAGTTCCTCCACGAGCTGGAGACCGAGCGCTTCGCCACGTGCACGTACGCGGAGATCGACCTGTCGTCCGGCGCCCTGCAACTGGTCCGGGCCGGCCACATCGACCCGCTGGTGCGGCACGCGGACGGCGGCTGCCGCGTGCTGCCGGTCCCCGGCGGGCTGCCGCTGGGACTCTCCGCGACGTTCGGCCCACTGGACTACCCCGTGACGACCATGGTCCTCGACCCCGGCGACGCGCTGCTGATGTACACCGACGGCCTGGTGGAGGTCCCCGGCACCGACCTGGACCAGGGCATGGCGCAACTCGCCGAGCTGGTACGCACCGGGCCGCGCGACATCGACGAGCTGTCCGACCGGCTGTGCGACGTGGTGGACGAGCGGCAGGTCGAGGACGACATGGCGCTGGTGATGCTGCGCCGCACCGCGGGCGACACCGCGCAGCCCGGCAGCCGGCTGCGCCAGTACATCCCGCCCTCCGACCCCGACGCGCTCTCCGCCGCCCGGCACATGATCCGCAGCGCGGTGCGCTCCTGGGGTGCGGGCGAGCGGGCGGACGAGATCGAGCTGGTCTCCGATGAGCTGATCACCAACGCACTGCTGCACACCGACGGCCCCGCGATCGTGACGATCCGCCCGCTGAGTACGCCGGAGCGCAGGTTGCGCGTCGAGGTCGAGGACCGCTCCAGTGCGCTGCCCCACCGCCGCGAACCGGGCGAAGCGGGCGTCTCGGGCCGCGGACTGCTGCTGGTGGACCGGCTGGCGGACGTGTGGGGCGTGGAGCCGCGCGGCAACGACAAGTGCGTGTGGGCCGAGTTCGGCTGA
- a CDS encoding glycosyltransferase family 4 protein, translated as MPQHVPPSLDADALRRTHPHPAGSAGVPASRGAEGHDAQRRGSRGPEDGGARAAGTRAADGRGGDGDGGAHAARRITFLARRDLGNPAAGGSELLVDRLAGGLTDHGHQVTLVCGGPAAYRDYRVVSAGGDAGHFLRARRALSRHVGGTDLLVEVCNGMPYLAPLWHSGPSLCLVNHVHTELWAMRYPGPLARLGRRLEHWALAGAHRGNLLVAVSSSTATALRNIGVDPKRIRVVHNGVEDPGPLPQKSPEPLFLAMGRLVEYKRIDLLLRLWERVRPVTGGRLVIVGTGPERGRLEAMAGPGVTFTGHVSEGEKHRLLASSWLLLHPSLVEGWGLVVTEAAVRGTPAIGFDIPGLRDSIRDGDTGMLARGESAFAAHWCALALSEERRAALGAAARRRAARLSWEATVRDFRAVADEALARAGQHDKRGG; from the coding sequence ATGCCCCAGCACGTACCCCCGTCCCTGGACGCGGACGCACTCCGGCGTACGCACCCGCACCCGGCCGGGAGCGCCGGCGTGCCCGCGAGCCGGGGCGCGGAAGGCCACGACGCCCAGCGCCGCGGCAGCCGCGGCCCCGAGGACGGCGGCGCCCGTGCCGCCGGCACCCGCGCGGCCGACGGCCGCGGCGGCGACGGCGACGGCGGCGCCCACGCCGCCCGGCGGATCACCTTCCTCGCCCGGCGGGACCTCGGCAACCCCGCCGCGGGCGGCTCGGAACTGCTCGTGGACCGGCTCGCCGGAGGGCTGACCGACCACGGCCACCAGGTGACCCTCGTCTGCGGCGGCCCGGCCGCGTACCGCGACTACCGCGTCGTCTCCGCGGGCGGCGACGCCGGCCACTTCCTGCGCGCGCGCCGCGCGCTCTCCCGCCACGTCGGCGGCACCGACCTGCTGGTCGAGGTCTGCAACGGCATGCCCTATCTGGCGCCGCTGTGGCACAGCGGCCCGTCGCTCTGCCTCGTCAACCACGTGCACACCGAGCTGTGGGCGATGCGCTACCCGGGCCCCCTCGCCCGCCTCGGCCGCCGGCTGGAGCACTGGGCGCTCGCCGGCGCGCACCGCGGCAACCTCCTGGTCGCCGTCTCCTCCTCCACCGCCACCGCGCTGCGCAACATAGGCGTCGACCCCAAGCGGATACGGGTCGTCCACAACGGCGTCGAGGACCCGGGCCCGCTGCCGCAGAAGTCGCCCGAGCCGCTGTTCCTGGCGATGGGCCGGCTGGTGGAGTACAAGCGCATCGACCTGCTGCTGCGGCTGTGGGAGCGGGTGCGCCCGGTCACCGGCGGCCGGCTGGTCATCGTCGGCACCGGACCCGAGCGCGGCCGGCTGGAGGCGATGGCGGGTCCCGGCGTGACGTTCACCGGCCATGTCTCCGAGGGCGAGAAGCACCGCCTCCTCGCCTCCTCCTGGCTGCTGCTGCACCCCTCCCTCGTCGAGGGCTGGGGCCTGGTGGTGACCGAGGCGGCGGTACGCGGCACGCCCGCGATCGGCTTCGACATCCCCGGCCTGCGCGACTCCATCCGCGACGGCGACACCGGCATGCTGGCCCGCGGCGAGAGCGCGTTCGCCGCCCACTGGTGCGCGCTGGCGCTCAGCGAGGAGCGGCGCGCCGCCCTCGGCGCCGCGGCCCGGCGGCGCGCCGCCCGGCTGAGCTGGGAGGCGACGGTGCGTGACTTCCGCGCCGTCGCCGACGAGGCCCTCGCCCGCGCCGGGCAGCACGACAAGCGGGGAGGGTGA